The genomic region CCGCCGCAATTTCCCCTCGCATGACAGGATCTGTGGCTCGGGCCAACTCATCAGGGGCGAGTTCCAGCCGCGCCAAGGCCATCCCATTCCCGCTCATCCGGTGGTGGCGGACACGAAATTCGTGGAACCCCAGCGAAGACAGGAATTCCTCAGCCATTTCAATCATACCCAGCACCTCCTGCGTGACGGGTTCACCATGGGGAATACGTGATGAGAGACAAGCCATGGCCGGTTTATCGGCGGTAGGAAGGTCTAATTGTTTACTCAAAGCCCGGATCTCCACTTTGGTCATCCCGACCTCCTTCAACGGGGCACGAACGGCAAATTCCACAGCAGCGGCTGCACCCGGCCTGAAATCGCCCACATCATCGGCCATTTCACCATAAACAAGTGTATCCCATTTCTCAGCCTGCGCAATTTGCGTCATCTGGTCAAAAAGTTCATGTTTACAAAAATAACAACGATTCGGGGGATTGTCCGCATAATCCCCATTCTCAAGCTCCCCAGTTTTCACAATCCTGAGGTGGGCCCCGATTTCTTTTGCCAGGCGCACGGCGTCATCAAGTTCCCGCCGGGGGATACTGGGACTGTCTGCAATGATGCCCAGACAATTTGCACCGAGGCAGTCATGAGCCACTTTGAGTAAAAATGAACTGTCCACTCCTCCTGAGTAAGCCAAAAGCACACGCCCCATCCCGTGCAATTTGCTCTTCAGAGCTTCCAGCTTTTCGAGTGTTTGTGTCATGATTATATTCTTTCCGTAAACCTCGGTGGTGGGTGAAGATAAAAACTACTCCTGGATTTGCGACATTCCAGAATAACTCCTAGATGATCCCATCTCCCTCGGCGATCCTGAGTTCCCTGATTTCCTTGATGGCATCCAAGGGATCATCACCTTCACGCACCATAATCCGGCGGAGAACCTCGAGCCCGGCTTCTCGTTCATCCAGGATTACAGAGTCCACACCGAGCTTTTGTAATGCCTCGGCTTGAGCGGAAAATTTAACCCGGGCCACAATATAGAGGTTCCTGTTGATTTTCCGGGCGGTGGTCACAATGGCCGAGGCTATGTCCATGTCAGGAATTGTAATAATCAGGGAACGCGCTTCTTTTGTCCTCGCGAGGCTATGTGTCTCGGTCTGGGCTGCATCGGCATAAAGCGCAAAAACCCCATCCTGTCGGAGGGCTTTCACAGTGCCCGCATTCATTTCAAGCACGAGGAAGGGTTTATGCGTCGCTTTAAAATAATCCACTAGCTTCTGTCCCACCGGGCCGCACCCACAAATAATGGCGTGGTTATTCAGTTCCTCGACAGTCTCGTGGAATGACATTGGGGAACCATGGACACTATTGATAAAGGGTAATTTCTCCATCCATTTGGCTAATGGCATCGCCCATTTCCATAGGATAGGTACCACCCCCATTGTCACCAATGTGACAGAAAGTAAAAGCTGGAACAAATCGTCCCCGATATACCCCTTTGATTTTCCCCATTGTAAAAGGACAAACGAGAACTCCCCTACGGTCGCCAATGACATGGAAGCGATGGAACTCACCCGGGGGGTGTACCCACTTAATAATCCTCCGATAAACCCGATAATATACTTCGACAGAATAGCCAGCCCTGCAATCAAGAGTACCCACCCGAGATGAGTGAAAAGGAATTCCGTATTCAACAACATACCCGCGGAAACAAAGAAAATACTGAGAAAAAAATCTTTAAACGGCAGGATATCCGCAAGGATTTTATGACTATAAATGGATTCGCTGACGACTAACCCCGCGACAAAGGCACCCAATGCAAGGGATAACCCGAGCAAATTCCCCACAAAAGCAATCCCCAGACATAACCCGAGCACCATTATCGTAAAAAGCTCACGGCTCCGCGTGTCAGCGACATATTCCAGGATAAAAGGGATGACGAATTTAGCTAAGAGATACGCAAATAAAAGGAAAAGAACGGCTTTAACAAAGGCCATCCAGAGGGTTCCTGTTACATTATCCCCGCCGGAAATCACGGCAGGAATGATGATCATGGCTGGGACTACAATGATATCCTGGAAAATACTCGTTCCGATCGCTAACTGTGCTTGGGCCGTATTAATCTGCCCGCTTTCGTCAAGCATACGGATAGCGATAGCCGTACTGCTCATGGCTAGGACTAACCCCAAAATCAACCCCATCCCGAGGGAACCGTGGGCAAAGATTTGTTGCATCGAGTAAACCACGGCCAAGGCCCCGCCCATTAAACTGAAAACATAAAAAGTCCCCCCGCGCAAAGCGGCATGCTTCAAACGCTTGAGTTTCGCTAGCGAGAATTCGATTCCTAGGGTAAACATCAGCACGATTACCCCTACCTCGGCCATTAACGAAATCAACTCCTCGTCATGGACAAAATTCAAGCAACCCGGTCCAATAACCACTCCACTGACAAAATAGGCGATAATCATCGACTGCCGAAGGCGGTGGAATACCAATGCCACCAGCACTGTGGCAGCAATCATAATCGCTAAACTGGCAAATACCGAGGTCTCCTCCATAAGAGTGGCTAGGAATAGCAAGTTCCCCGCCCCTTGAAAACCCTTATTCAAAGAAATTCAAACACGACTCAAAGCAATTTGCTCGGAAAAACAGGCTGCCAAAAGTGGAAAATCCGTCTCTGAACCGTGATCCGGTATAAAAAAAGTTTTACGAAGGGCCAAAAAAAGCTAGGGTGTAAATGTCATCCCGCTATGAGAAGATTATTCCCTCCCATATATATAACGGTTTTTTTGATCTTCATGGCCGCCCCGGCTGTGTTCATGCACGCCCAAAGCCCGAAAAAACAGACGGAGGCAGCCATTTCCGTCAAAAAGGGATTAAACGACACAGAGCTCAGTGAAGTCGTCGGCATCCTGAAGTCTAAATTTGCCATGCCCTCCGCCGTGACCGATGCGAGTCTAGATGCCGCTGCACTAGCAGGAATCGTGGCTAGCCTCTCGCCTGGACTCGAAGTTTCCGATAAAAAACCCGAGCTAGTAAATCAGCCAGGCCCCTCCCCTTCCCGCAGCGAACTCATGCCAGGAGATATATCCTATGTTTATTTGGCGGACTTCAGCCCGGAATCCATCAAAATACTCGAAGATGCCGTGAGCAAAATGCCTGTAACAACCAAAGGCTTTATCATCGATACACGATTTTCGAAAAGTGTAGACTTTAAAGCCGCTGCAGAAGCCGCTTCATTTTTCGTCGGTCCAGGGAGGAATCTTTTTAAACTTCAAAATGCCCAGAATGTCGTAACGCGCACTTATGTCACCGCCCAAAATCCTAAGTCAAATCTGGACATCCCGGTCATGATCTTGATCAATAGTGATACATCCGGGGCTCCGGAGACATTTGCCTTTAGCTTGAAAGAGCAAAACCGCGGATTACTCGTCGGGAGCCAATCTTCCGGTAAAGCCGCTCTCTATAATGATATGCAGCTCAAAAATGGGCGTTGGCTTCGGATTGCCACGGAAATGGCACTTTCATCCCATGGCACCCCCATTTTCCCCAAAGGCATCCAACCCGATATTAGCGTTGACCCCGCCCTTGAAACGGAAAGGATGATTCTTGTCCAAGCCGCTACCAAAAACAACATTTCCGAATGGATTATAGAGACCGATAGTCGCAAACGATTGACGGAGGCCAGCCTTGTCCGGAATGAAAACCCTGAAATCGATAATATGATCGAGGCGGCTAATAATAAGAAGAAGGAAAATAAAACCGTAGAACCGGCAACAACCGCTCCCCGAGACCGTTGCCTCCAGCGCGCCATTGACGTAATCAAGGGGATTCAAGTGCTTAATCCCTCTACCCCCACGCAAAAGTAACAATTCCGAAGCTTGCAATACAGGCTTAAATGGATAGGATCCACCCTTTCCAAAAAATCCAGGATTTTGATCTGTTATGCTTAATGAAATCAAATACAAGGCAGCGACCCTGATCGAGGCTCTCCCGTATATCCAGAAATTACGGGGACAAACCGTCGTCATTAAATACGGTGGAGCCGCCATGGAAGATCCCCTGCTCGTCGAGAGTACCTTACGGGATATTGTTTTTCTCGAGGCTGTCGGGATTAACCCCGTGATCGTTCACGGGGGAGGCAAAGCCATTTCCGCCGAAATGCAAAAAGCCGGATTAAAACCTGAATTTATCGAAGGCATGAGGGTCACAGACAAAGCCTCCATTGATATTGTGGATAGTGTGCTCTCAAACGTGATTAATCCCGCCATTGTGGATAAAATCATGCGTTTGGGTGGCAAAGCAAAAGGACTTTCCGGAAAAGATATTTTCGAGGCGGATAAAATGTGGCTAGAAAAGACTGACGGCCAAAAAGTCGATATTGGATTCGTCGGGGAGGTTCACCGCGTCAAGGCAGCCACACTCATGGATCTGATCCACCAGGAAATCGTCCCCTGCATTTCCCCTGTAGCCAAAAGTAAACAAGGCGAGGTCTATAATATTAATGCTGACGTCGCCGCCGCCCAGACAGCCATCGCGGTAGAGGCTAAAAAACTGATTTTTATCTCGGATGTAAATGGTATTATGCTCGACCCGAAAGATGCGAACTCGGTTATCCCGACATTAAACATCAAAGAAATTCAAGACCTGAAAAAAAGCGGGGTCATCTCCGGGGGGATGCTGCCGAAAGTTAATTCCTGCATCAAAGCCTTGGAAAGTGGGGTGGAAAAGATCCATCTTATCGACGGACGCATTCCCCACTCCATGCTCTTAGAGATATTCACCGACTCCGGAATCGGCACTCAAATCCTTAAATCATGACTACGACACAGACCCCCACTCCACCCGCAAATCCTGCGGAACAAAAAATCCTTAATGACTTCGAGAAATATGTCGTTCCTAGTTATGGAAGGACTCCCCTTGTATTGACCAAAGGTGACGGTCGCAGGGTATGGGATATTAATGGAAAGGGGTATCTGGATTTCGGAGGTGGGATCGCTGTCGATTGCCTCGGTCACGCACACCCGGCCATGGCACGTGCGATTGCCAAGCAGGCCAAACAACTCATTCACGTCTCTAACCTCTATTATACCGAATCCCAGGGGAAACTAGCCAAGAAACTCGTTAAACTCATGGGCCCGGGCAAAATCTTTTTCTGTAATTCCGGTGCGGAAGCTAATGAAGGCCTTTATAAACTCGCTCGGATCGCAGCTAATGCCAAAAGCAAAGAGGGTGACGAGAGAAGGTACGAGATCATTACAGCCCTCGACTCTTTCCATGGCCGGACTATGGCTGGTATTGCGGCGACGGGGCAGGAAAAAATCAAAAAGGGGTTTGATCCTGCCGTACCCGGATTTGTCCATGTCCCCTATAACGACCTTGAAGCAGCGGAAAAAGCCATCACCCCACGGACAGCCGCCATCTTGATCGAGGGGATCCAAGGCGAGATTGGAATCATACCGGCCACAGCCGAATACCTTCTGGGCCTGCGCAAATTGTGCGATAAACACGGAATACTCCTCATGATCGATGCTGTGCAGTGCGGTTTTTGGCGGACGGGCAAATTCCAGAGCTATGAAAAAATCCTAGAAGGCCATCCTGACGCTGAAAAGTTTATCCCCGATGCAGTTTCCATGGCAAAATCCCTCGGTGGTGGTTTCCCCATCGGATGCTTCTGGATCCGTAAAAAGTACCAGGACTCACTCCGACCCGGCATGCATGGCACGACTTATGGGGGAAACCCCCTGGCTTGTGCGGCCTCTTTGAGTGTGATTAAAATCATCGAAAAAGAAAATCTTGTAGAGAATATTAATACCAATGGTGAATACCTCTTGGGCAAATTGCGCACTTTAACCGGACACAATGCGATCAAGACCGTTCGCGGATTCGGATTCCTGATTGGTATTGAGCTTACTCAGGAAGCTAAACCCGTCATTACCGCCTTGATGGAAAAGGGATTAATTGTGATTCCGTCTGGAACACACCGGATCAGACTCTTACCCGCCTATAACACCACCCGCGAAGAAATCGATGAAGCCTTTGGCATCATTTCTTCTGTCCTGAAACCGGGTGCATAATCATTTCCCCTAAATCAAAAGGAGTCACTCGTCATGAATCATTTACTTTCGCTTGAAACAATGGAACTGGAAGATTTCAAAGAAGTCTTTGCCTTGTCTGAAATTGTAAAGAAGGAGCGGGGATCACATTCCTCCCAACCACTTAAAGGGCAGACTTGGGGTTTGATTTTCTCCAAATCATCGACACGCACACGTGTCTCATTTGAAGTCGGTGTCCGCGAGCTAGGAGGGG from Verrucomicrobiota bacterium harbors:
- the larE gene encoding ATP-dependent sacrificial sulfur transferase LarE; translation: MTQTLEKLEALKSKLHGMGRVLLAYSGGVDSSFLLKVAHDCLGANCLGIIADSPSIPRRELDDAVRLAKEIGAHLRIVKTGELENGDYADNPPNRCYFCKHELFDQMTQIAQAEKWDTLVYGEMADDVGDFRPGAAAAVEFAVRAPLKEVGMTKVEIRALSKQLDLPTADKPAMACLSSRIPHGEPVTQEVLGMIEMAEEFLSSLGFHEFRVRHHRMSGNGMALARLELAPDELARATDPVMRGEIAA
- a CDS encoding cation:proton antiporter → MEETSVFASLAIMIAATVLVALVFHRLRQSMIIAYFVSGVVIGPGCLNFVHDEELISLMAEVGVIVLMFTLGIEFSLAKLKRLKHAALRGGTFYVFSLMGGALAVVYSMQQIFAHGSLGMGLILGLVLAMSSTAIAIRMLDESGQINTAQAQLAIGTSIFQDIIVVPAMIIIPAVISGGDNVTGTLWMAFVKAVLFLLFAYLLAKFVIPFILEYVADTRSRELFTIMVLGLCLGIAFVGNLLGLSLALGAFVAGLVVSESIYSHKILADILPFKDFFLSIFFVSAGMLLNTEFLFTHLGWVLLIAGLAILSKYIIGFIGGLLSGYTPRVSSIASMSLATVGEFSFVLLQWGKSKGYIGDDLFQLLLSVTLVTMGVVPILWKWAMPLAKWMEKLPFINSVHGSPMSFHETVEELNNHAIICGCGPVGQKLVDYFKATHKPFLVLEMNAGTVKALRQDGVFALYADAAQTETHSLARTKEARSLIITIPDMDIASAIVTTARKINRNLYIVARVKFSAQAEALQKLGVDSVILDEREAGLEVLRRIMVREGDDPLDAIKEIRELRIAEGDGII
- a CDS encoding S41 family peptidase, producing MRRLFPPIYITVFLIFMAAPAVFMHAQSPKKQTEAAISVKKGLNDTELSEVVGILKSKFAMPSAVTDASLDAAALAGIVASLSPGLEVSDKKPELVNQPGPSPSRSELMPGDISYVYLADFSPESIKILEDAVSKMPVTTKGFIIDTRFSKSVDFKAAAEAASFFVGPGRNLFKLQNAQNVVTRTYVTAQNPKSNLDIPVMILINSDTSGAPETFAFSLKEQNRGLLVGSQSSGKAALYNDMQLKNGRWLRIATEMALSSHGTPIFPKGIQPDISVDPALETERMILVQAATKNNISEWIIETDSRKRLTEASLVRNENPEIDNMIEAANNKKKENKTVEPATTAPRDRCLQRAIDVIKGIQVLNPSTPTQK
- the argB gene encoding acetylglutamate kinase, encoding MLNEIKYKAATLIEALPYIQKLRGQTVVIKYGGAAMEDPLLVESTLRDIVFLEAVGINPVIVHGGGKAISAEMQKAGLKPEFIEGMRVTDKASIDIVDSVLSNVINPAIVDKIMRLGGKAKGLSGKDIFEADKMWLEKTDGQKVDIGFVGEVHRVKAATLMDLIHQEIVPCISPVAKSKQGEVYNINADVAAAQTAIAVEAKKLIFISDVNGIMLDPKDANSVIPTLNIKEIQDLKKSGVISGGMLPKVNSCIKALESGVEKIHLIDGRIPHSMLLEIFTDSGIGTQILKS
- a CDS encoding aspartate aminotransferase family protein, which translates into the protein MTTTQTPTPPANPAEQKILNDFEKYVVPSYGRTPLVLTKGDGRRVWDINGKGYLDFGGGIAVDCLGHAHPAMARAIAKQAKQLIHVSNLYYTESQGKLAKKLVKLMGPGKIFFCNSGAEANEGLYKLARIAANAKSKEGDERRYEIITALDSFHGRTMAGIAATGQEKIKKGFDPAVPGFVHVPYNDLEAAEKAITPRTAAILIEGIQGEIGIIPATAEYLLGLRKLCDKHGILLMIDAVQCGFWRTGKFQSYEKILEGHPDAEKFIPDAVSMAKSLGGGFPIGCFWIRKKYQDSLRPGMHGTTYGGNPLACAASLSVIKIIEKENLVENINTNGEYLLGKLRTLTGHNAIKTVRGFGFLIGIELTQEAKPVITALMEKGLIVIPSGTHRIRLLPAYNTTREEIDEAFGIISSVLKPGA